A genomic region of Eucalyptus grandis isolate ANBG69807.140 chromosome 5, ASM1654582v1, whole genome shotgun sequence contains the following coding sequences:
- the LOC104414259 gene encoding receptor-like kinase TMK4, whose amino-acid sequence MAAGAGRLRSPGPSLLLLFLLLSLAASAATADDSAVMAEILAALKPSGWSSSQTYCKWTGVSCDSSSRVTVIKLSSASLSGALPSDLSSLSQLQSLSLQSNSLSGAVPSFAGLASLQSIYLDTNNFTSITSGAFQGLTSLQTLSLSDNLDLPSWQIPAELNASTSLTVLYADNTNITGTIPDFLGTLPSLTSLRLSYNNLTGPLPSSFGTSSIQNLWINNQAVGLSGGISVLAGMTQLTQVWLQNNQFTGPIPDLSQCTNLFDLQLRDNQFTGVVPASLWALPGLKNVSLDNNKLQGPVPSSSSGIRVTYEGNSFCNSAPGPCDPQVTALLEVAGALGYPITLADSWTGNDACQGGWSAISCQGKNVTAVTFTKRGFSGTISPAFANLTSLRTLLLNDNDLTGSIPESLTTLTQLQALDVSNNNLNGSIPVFPASVKLTTTGNPLIGKTDTGGGGSGGSGTNSTDSSGSSNGSSLSGGVIAAVVVGVLIFIGVVLFVLYKFCYINRRHGKFNRVDNPEIGMEVAKNGAGNGVNGHGGLPSELHSQSSGDHSDFPVFEGGNVAISIQVLRQVTHNFSEENILGRGGFGVVYKGELHDGTKIAVKRMESGAMGTKGMNEFQAEISVLTKVRHRHLVALLGYCINGDERLLVYEYMPQGTLTQHLFEWQEKGYAPLTWKQRVTIALDVARGVEYLHSLAQQSFIHRDLKPSNILLGDDMRAKVADFGLVKNAPDGKYSVETRLAGTFGYLAPEYAATGRVTTKVDVYAFGVVLMEIITGRKALDDNMPDERAHLVTWFRRVLINKENIPKAIDQSLDPDEETLESIIKVAELAGHCTAREPFQRPDMGHAVNILGPAVEQWKPTSHDEEESSGINLHMSLPQALQRWQADEGTSSVFNTMSFSNTQSSIPPKPLTFPDSFSSTDCR is encoded by the exons ATGGCCGCCGGCGCCGGGCGCCTCCGCTCTCCGGGCCCCTCCCtactcctcctcttcctcctcctctccctcgccgcctccgccgccaccgccgacgACTCCGCCGTCATGGCCGAGATCCTCGCCGCCCTCAAGCCGTCGGGCTGGTCCTCGAGCCAGACCTACTGCAAGTGGACAGGCGTCAGCTGCGACTCCTCCTCCCGGGTCACCGTCATAAAGCTCTCTTCCGCCTCCCTCTCCGGCGCCCTCCCCTCGGATCTTTCCTCCCTCTCCCAGCTCCAGAGCCTCTCCCTCCAGAGCAACTCCCTCTCCGGCGCCGTCCCTTCCTTCGCCGGCCTCGCCTCCCTCCAGTCCATCTACCTCGACACCAACAACTTCACCTCCATCACCTCCGGCGCCTTCCAGGGCCTCACCAGCCTCCAGACCCTCAGCCTCAGCGACAACCTCGACCTCCCCTCCTGGCAGATCCCGGCCGAGCTCAACGCCTCGACGTCCCTGACTGTCCTCTACGCCGACAACACCAACATCACCGGCACGATCCCGGACTTCCTCGGAACCCTCCCTAGCCTGACGAGTCTGAGGCTCTCCTACAACAACCTCACCGGGcccctcccctcctccttcgGCACTTCATCGATCCAGAACCTGTGGATCAACAACCAGGCGGTGGGGCTTTCCGGCGGCATCAGCGTGTTGGCCGGGATGACCCAGCTGACCCAGGTCTGGCTCCAGAACAACCAGTTCACAGGTCCGATCCCCGATCTCTCGCAATGCACTAATTTGTTCGATCTCCAGCTTAGGGACAACCAGTTCACTGGGGTTGTGCCCGCCTCGCTGTGGGCACTCCCCGGCTTGAAGAATGTGTCCTTGGATAACAATAAGTTGCAGGGTCCCGTCCCTAGTAGTAGCAGTGGAATTCGCGTTACCTACGAGGGTAATAGCTTTTGCAACAGTGCCCCGGGCCCTTGCGACCCACAGGTTACTGCGTTGCTTGAGGTGGCCGGTGCGTTGGGGTATCCGATCACGCTGGCGGATTCTTGGACTGGGAATGATGCTTGCCAGGGCGGCTGGAGTGCCATTTCTTGCCAGGGGAAGAATGTGACCGCTGTTACTTTCACGAAGCGGGGGTTTAGTGGGACCATCTCGCCTGCATTTGCGAATCTCACCTCGCTCCGCACGTTGCTGTTGAACGATAATGATCTTACTGGGTCTATTCCGGAAAGCTTGACTACGCTGACTCAGCTTCAAGCTCTTGATGTGTCGAACAATAATCTCAACGGGTCGATACCGGTTTTCCCAGCCTCAGTGAAGTTGACTACTACTGGTAATCCGTTAATTGGTAAAACGGACACTGGTGGCGGAGGCAGTGGTGGTTCAGGGACGAATTCAACTGATTCATCTGGATCGTCAAATGGCTCTTCACTTTCAGGTGGTGTAATTGCTGCTGTTGTCGTAGGCGTCCTTATTTTCATCGGGGTGGTGTTGTTTGTCTTGTACAAATTCTGTTACATCAACCGACGACACGGGAAATTTAATAGGGTAGACAATCCGGAAATCGGGATGGAAGTAGCTAAGAACGGGGCTGGGAATGGTGTGAATGGTCATGGTGGGCTTCCAAGTGAATTGCATAGCCAAAGCAGTGGGGACCATAGTGATTTCCCTGTTTTTGAAGGAGGAAATgttgcaatttcaattcaagtcCTTAGACAAGTGACTCATAATTTTAGTGAAGAGAACATTTTAGGAAGAGGTGGTTTTGGTGTTGTTTACAAAGGGGAGTTGCATGATGGCACCAAAATTGCTGTTAAAAGAATGGAATCTGGGGCAATGGGCACGAAGGGAATGAATGAATTCCAAGCTGAGATTTCGGTACTTACAAAAGTGAGGCATAGGCATTTAGTCGCACTTTTAGGGTATTGTATCAATGGTGATGAAAGGCTTTTAGTGTATGAATATATGCCACAGGGGACTCTCACGCAACATTTGTTCGAGTGGCAAGAGAAGGGGTATGCACCTCTGACTTGGAAGCAAAGGGTGACCATTGCTTTGGATGTTGCTAGAGGAGTGGAATACCTGCACAGTTTAGCCCAACAAAGTTTTATCCATAGGGATTTGAAGCCATCGAACATACTGCTGGGAGATGACATGAGAGCCAAAGTTGCTGACTTTGGTTTGGTTAAAAATGCTCCTGATGGGAAGTATTCCGTGGAGACACGTTTGGCTGGAACTTTTGGGTATTTAGCTCCTGAGTATGCAG CCACTGGAAGGGTAACTACAAAGGTCGACGTTTACGCATTTGGTGTTGTCTTGATGGAGATCATTACCGGTAGAAAAGCATTAGACGACAACATGCCAGATGAGAGGGCGCACTTGGTCACTTGGTTCCGTAGAGTTCTGATTAACAAGGAAAACATCCCAAAAGCTATCGACCAGTCGCTTGACCCCGATGAAGAAACCTTAGAGAGCATAATCAAAGTTGCTGAGCTGGCTGGTCATTGCACTGCTCGGGAACCGTTCCAGAGACCGGACATGGGCCATGCGGTCAATATTTTGGGTCCCGCCGTGGAGCAATGGAAACCAACTAGccatgatgaagaagaaagctCTGGTATCAACCTCCACATGAGCCTTCCTCAAGCCTTGCAAAGATGGCAAGCTGATGAAGGCACTTCCTCCGTGTTCAACACTATGTCCTTCTCCAATACGCAGTCTAGCATTCCGCCGAAACCTTTGACGTTTCCAGACTCGTTCAGTTCAACTGATTGCCGGTGA